The region TCATGTGTTATGTGACCAAATCACGTGACCATGCATCTGATGAGTGCAGAAAAAATGCTCTCTGAAAATCCACTTATTCTCTACAATTAAAACACACCTCTCTGAAAAATGTGCCTTTCTACAAAACGCACCTCTCTACAAAATGCTCTGTAAAAAATGCACCTCTTTAAGAAAATTGCACAATTTTCAAAGCACCACCGATTTTTAAAACGCACCTCTACTTTTCACTGCTATCACCTCCAATACTCTTTATGCATGCAGAGAAAAACTATGTGCTTGCCCATATGCTGTTCATGAACATGACTAGGCAAAGCCTGCATGCGCTCAGCATAGAAAAATAGGTAGGTTTGAAGCAACCCCCAAAAATAGGCAATGTGGTATGAAAATTAATTAGGTGGTAACTTAATTTAATGAATGTGTCATGTGACAGCAAGGTGCGAATGTATAAGTTCATGTATACAATCTGAGAAATATttaacacacctagccaagtaagattaagtgttttaatgcGTGCCGAGGATTGGCTTAAGGTTAACGTAATGCACGAGGCGGACGGCACTAGCATAAGAAATCTGCTTTAGGCAAAAAGTGCCAGGGTCTAAGCAGCATATGACCCTACATAACTAATGGTCTGTTGCTGCTATACGCAGGTTCATATCTATTGTGTAGAGTTAATTAATTGGACCATGCTGCATCATAGGTTCATGCATGTAAACGGCCCTTATCCGGATTAGCCAACCCACTTCTGGAGGTGGtgttataatcattataattattataacagagACTATACATTTCTGTTTTATAGCTTACATGTATTTAACAGGTGGTGGTAGCCCATGTATTAGGAATGTGTAAGATGAATGTGTTAATTATCCAATAAattcactaataattatacgatgtgtagttaataataattatgaataactTTAGAATGCAGAAAATTAATCATGACAAGTTCATTTAACCAAGTATGATCCCACTATTGCGATAGAATGAGTCTTTGATAACACATGTACGAGCATATTGAGATGGCTTAGGACTAGTGTATTTCATTATCTTCCAACCATACTGGCAAGATGACAAAATCGGGAACTCGTATTTCTCTTCTGGTGTCTTCTCCTTCCGTTTCTTGAGATAGGCAAAGCGACCTTCTCCATGAGCACTGATGCCATTGTATAACAGTGTGTGAGTGTTTTGAGAAGAAGGCCTCATATCACGCATAATTCTTGCTGTAGCTCCATCTGACTTGCTCAGCTGATCCGGAGTTTTCGCAAGAGAATTGAAACATGGAGCTGTTTTACACTTTGTCTTTGGGCTGTTCTCGATCTTCTTCATTTTGTCGGATACGGAGCTTTTAAATACTGATGTGCTTTTTCCTTTTGCAGATGGAACACTCCTCTTGATCTTAGCAGCACCTTTGGCGAATTCCTTAGAATACTTCAGATGCCATGCAAAACGGAGAGATGCTTCTTTATTGACGCTCTCAACCCAGCATTTTTGCACCTGGGTACCCATTGTTTAGTGGTTTGCTGTTAATTCGTAAGCTAAGAGCAGTCCTCGATACAATCCTGGTAGCAACAATCGAAGTGAGAAGTAGTGCAGTGCAAGCTGCCCACACGATATCACGCTCCACCAACGCAGTACGTACTTGTGCACGTGTCAAATTCTTGCTGAGGCTAGGCCACTCCCGATTGCACAGTTGCTTGGGCAACGTAAACATTCAGACCCACTTATGACTATAGTTTTTTACTTTAGccattattatcattattaatACAGATCTAAAACATGAGTCAAGGAAAAGAGGTGAGCTAAAAATAATGAACAgaactgataattatgataattataattattgtataaaaAGCTACCATAGTTTTATGGTCCACAGATTCTTTCTGCTGTTGAAGCGGAGGATACTAAAGATCAACAAGTGACACCTGCTGAGCTCAGTATGCACCCAGAATCTGGATTGAAGACATCAGATTTCTATAAGACTGAAAACATTCCAGAACGATTTAATCATCCTGATTGGTTTGAAGGGTACAACACAAAGCAATGTCACCCATTCTACCAGACATCAGCTGGTGATTACGGGTAAATCACTTTCAAATTTTATAAATTATTGTTATCGCCCCAAATTGTTGTATTCTCGTGTGCTCTTTTGCTAAATTATAACCCTATCCTAACTAAATATAGGGTACAGATGCTAGTGGACACCTGCATGGTGTTCAAATTATGTAATGGACCCTGTACTTACACTTTCGACAGTTAGAGATGCCTTACCACCAAGAGTTCactaatgaactcttgttaCCACtaatataaattatgcaaTTTGTGATGCTGTGTAATAATATTCTCTCTATGGCTCAGATCAAAATTTCCGTCTGTCCATACCATGCCTACACAATTTCATGGAAGGACACAAAAATTCACTGGGGTAAGGCCACACTTCTTGCGTATAGCCAAATTTTGATGATTCTCTATTAATTATGTAGGGGCTTGGGAAGTTTGGGATGTACAGAAATCACTCCCTCAACACTGCTAGGGACTAAGGAACTAAAAATTTTGTCTATTATAATACGATAACAATTATCTCTTCAGTATCTACAGTTCAGACATTGATTATAAGCTATTGACTTCGATACAACAGGTTCAATGCCCTCTTGTTTCAGTGCTTTTAGCATTGGTTTGTATATATCAGCAGCAGTAGGTATCACAATACCATACTTCTTAATCTCTCCTGTGGAACACGAAGATAAACATACCAATGAATTGATAGAAGGTATGTTGTTACATTTCTTACCAGTCAAAATCATTTTGGCAGCTATAGCAGTAGGCTTTCCTACAGTTTGTGCCATCGCACTGTCTCCATTTGACTCTCCATACATAGTCAAGTCTATGTGCCTTGTTTCAATCTATAATGATTTGAGGGGGATTAGTattacaatgaaaatttggtGAGTACTTTATGTGGTGATTTGGTAAATTTTACCGAGGATGTAAAACTGCCAATATTAATGCTAAGCTGCAGATGGAACGTCATGGACACAGTAGCCATGCCTGAGACACCAATTTAAAGAGAACACCTTATATATTTTTTATCTTCTACTGGCCACGTCTTCCATTATACAGTATGCACATTATACTTTATGTAGGTGATAGGTATACACGACCCCTGTTGcttaggccctgataaaataattatgctcggaatatttttagcataataggtgtctaaagaataaTTGGGGATAATAGGCATCAATGTTGCTTTTCAGTAAAGATcattaaattttttttttcattaagttttgcaCAACAACGTCTTAATTTAAGTCAGCACGATAATGTCATGATGTCTTGCGTcaagttgtgtgctgtgtttatgtcaaTACCTTCTAAATATTATGTCGGGAATAATCAGATTTGATATGGTATGTGCAAAATATGGACTCTGGACTCTAgactggactggactttgGACTGGACTGTGGATTGATCTCAACTAGACTGTGGGCAATGTAGCTAGCCGGCTTTAGTCATTGCTTGCTGTACGTTACAAATCCTGCAAAGACAACTGTAAGGTGCCAGACAAATCAACAAGCAGTAAACAAGCCTACCATTTCACCCTCAGTGTCCCTAATATCCTCTGGCAGTGTCCCTATTACTCACTCTAcccacaaatgcacacattgatACAAAACAAAAATTCACAGGAGTAACTGCACTGCTGCTGAGTTTTAATATCTTAACGTCAGGTGGAACAACTAAACTTGCCAGGATGAACAGTTGACAAACTGCTGTGAtggaggatataattatagtagtgtgCTGCTTGCTCTAGACCAGGCTTCTGGAGTGTCTCGACTCTGTAAGGCCTTCTTTCAAACCTACTATTGCCAAGTGTATGGAGGCAATGGTATAGGAGTTCCTCCTGCAACCTTGACACACTGTACTAAGAATGGATTGCAAGTGTTACAggctggtataattatgcttgtggTGCTCCTTGTGTACTCTCGGTGCGGCGCTAGTAgtagtgtgtacgtgtgcttGTAGAAGATTCTGTGTTGCATGTGAAAACTTCCCAGGAGCAAAATTATGAATAGGCCTAAGATGGCTCAAACTATTTTGGGGGTAGAGTAATTATAGGAGGAGTAGCGTATAGGGACACTGCCAGAGGATATTAGGGACACTGAGGGTGAAATGGTAGGCTTGCTTACTGCTTGTTGATTTGTCTGGCACCTTACCGTTGTCTTTGCAACGTACAGCAATTATAGCAATGGCTAAAGCCGGCTTGCTACATTACCCACAGTCTAGTCGAGTCGAGTCGAGTCCACAGTCCAGAGTCCATGTTTTGCACTCACCCGATTTTATATGATGGATTTTTGGTGAGAATAGGCACGTTCTTCAAAAATTAAAGAACGTAAAAAAATCAGGGCCTATACTGTTACTTATACCTGTTTGTCTGGCCATTCTATGCCGATAAAATGGTGAAGAAATATGGCATCCCTCTCTCCTGGTTCATAGGCGAGCAACCTCTCCAAATATGCACATAAAGTATCCAGTGGACTGCCAATCAGTTGAACCGGGTCGTCGGAGAGTAACCTCAATCTGTATCAAAGCAAAatattatgtacacatgctACCAAACTATTATAATACATACTCTTCAATGGACTTAAAAAGATGGTCATCCTTGCTGACAGCCTGGTACACACTAGAGCGAATGTCGAAATGTTTTTTTATGTCTTCTTTTGAGACCAGCATGGCCAGAAGGTCTCTCTATTGTTGAATACAAATGCTTTTTAAAACTACACAGAAATCTGACTAACCCATTTCACTAGTGAAGTAGCACCCTTCCCAAATCTCTGATGTTCTTTCGTACTCAACAACCCCATCTTGTTTAATCCTTGAAAAATCTTGCATGTTCCCTACAGCAAATTAAGAACAGCAAGTTAATTATTTAACAAATTAATGCATCAAAGCCTTGCGCTGGtcatagctataattattataattttagacactagttgataagatctacatgggaagtacatgggaagtacatgggaaaagtgcctcagagcaggtatactatgggacttagtatacctgcaaatttacatagtatacctagtat is a window of Halichondria panicea chromosome 13, odHalPani1.1, whole genome shotgun sequence DNA encoding:
- the LOC135346610 gene encoding protein SPMIP1-like gives rise to the protein MGTQVQKCWVESVNKEASLRFAWHLKYSKEFAKGAAKIKRSVPSAKGKSTSVFKSSVSDKMKKIENSPKTKCKTAPCFNSLAKTPDQLSKSDGATARIMRDMRPSSQNTHTLLYNGISAHGEGRFAYLKKRKEKTPEEKYEFPILSSCQYGWKIMKYTSPKPSQYARTCVIKDSFYRNSGIILG
- the LOC135346618 gene encoding piercer of microtubule wall 1 protein-like encodes the protein MSQGKEILSAVEAEDTKDQQVTPAELSMHPESGLKTSDFYKTENIPERFNHPDWFEGYNTKQCHPFYQTSAGDYGSKFPSVHTMPTQFHGRTQKFTGGLGKFGMYRNHSLNTARD